One window of Methanogenium organophilum genomic DNA carries:
- a CDS encoding type IV pilin N-terminal domain-containing protein, which translates to MRFHENEEAVSPVIGVILMVAITVILAAVIAVFVFGMTDNVETTKTVAVTAKVSDDDVLITFQGGPDAAKVSTLNATVYDAAGALANGTDSYGNMSTPIVGDTSIIKGVATADGQERVLVTATFNDGTKQVILDKFV; encoded by the coding sequence ATGAGATTCCACGAAAATGAAGAAGCGGTTTCACCGGTTATCGGTGTAATCCTTATGGTCGCCATCACGGTGATCCTCGCAGCGGTTATCGCTGTGTTTGTGTTCGGTATGACCGACAATGTTGAGACAACTAAGACTGTGGCTGTAACTGCGAAAGTAAGCGATGATGATGTCCTTATTACGTTCCAGGGTGGACCAGATGCAGCTAAAGTATCAACATTAAACGCAACTGTTTATGATGCAGCTGGTGCTCTAGCTAATGGTACTGATAGTTATGGAAATATGAGTACACCGATTGTTGGTGATACATCAATAATTAAAGGTGTTGCCACTGCTGATGGGCAGGAACGTGTTCTTGTTACTGCTACTTTCAATGATGGTACCAAACAGGTAATTCTTGACAAGTTTGTCTAA